The genome window TTATCCTCCACGGCGTGAAGGGCGTGAGTTTTTGGGCTTACATTATTCTTCATGGGCTTGGACATTGGCTTGGCAGAAGTTCCTGTCCATCCAATCTGTTAGGCTTTTGCTCTTATTGCTTCTCTTATTGCTATGCCCATGGGCCTGTTGGCTGTCATTTCTGCCATGTAGGTCTATAAGGTTCTTTTACCTCTTTTCTTGGGCTTTCACAACCTGTTATTTTACTTTTACCTCTTGTTACGCCTATGGGCTTGCTGGCTATTATTCTTGCCATACTAGCCCATTGGGCTTTTTACCTCTATTATTGAGCTTCCATGGTCCATTTACTTTACCTTTACATCTTGTTGTGCCCATAGGTTTTCTGGCTGTTACTCTTGCCATACTGGCCCATTGGAATTTTTACCTCCTTTCTTGGGCTCCCATGGTGcatttactttacttttaccTCTTGTTGTGCCCATGGGCTTGCTAGCTGTTACTCTTGCCATACTGGCCCATTGGgctttttacttcttttcttGGGCTCTTATACCCCATTAACTTTGTTTTTACCTCTTATTGTGTTTATGGGTTTGCTGGCTGTTATCCTTGCCATGTTGGCCCATTGGGCCTTTTACATCTTTTCTTGGGCTTCcatggcccatttgctttcatCATGCTTCTTTCACTCCCTtcttctttcatctttcttCATTATTAGGCTTTTTCTGTCATTGGGCCCTTTGTTAAAAACATTTATCAATAATGAGATTGAAATTAGAAGCGAGGGAGAAGAACGATATGAGAGTAAGCACTTTAAGGATGGTGTTAGggtatgtataaaaaataaacatatctGAATAATTCAAATATACGTAAATCTATGATAAAATGAAAGTCATTTAGTTTTTAAAGGACTTCTTCTAATGCTACCACATAAGTGTTTGAAagcttatatttatttaacattttcattattatataaaatttttattttgttaataaagTTACAATAATGCTAAACTATGAGTGTGTATGATTTTTACAAGTAGCTTATTTGCATAGAATTATCAAAATATCTAGTTTTTGAtaacttttatgttaaatatgttaaaaaaaacaaaacattagtttatttcaaaaaagGCTTAAAGTTCAATTATttaccaggaaaaaaaaagttgagaaaaaaaaggcaaaaaataaaatgtttttaagtaAATCCTAAATGCACactatgttattttaaattgattagaacttttttctttttttttaaacaacccAATAGTGAAAAGAATCTgattaaattagtttttatcttctcaaaacaaaatctaagtAGAAAAGTGACACATATCACATTCAATGTCTCATATCAATTTAAAAGccttttttctataaaatttgtagtagttttagtatttttcttacCTTTTTAGTCGATAATATATCAGTTTGTAAGATTTagaagtaaaatttatagtattcctagtattatttttctaatttaattCAACAAGTTTTTCTTCTATAAAAtatctaatttgaattttatttatttttttgagataaaagatagaaacttTATTAAGAcgaaaccaaaaaagaaaaaacatattaaaaaaaaaaaaccctaaaaggcTAGAGGAAAGTCCCACCAGAAtaaggaggaaaaagaaaaacaatactGTAAAGGACAATAAAACTCAATTGCATGCCCAGCCTATGGTCGATTCTGAGTCCGCATGAGCCTCTTGTACTCCTCTAGAAAACAAACAGTTCTTTCCAAAATTTGTCGAGGATGAGGTTGGGTTTTCTCAAAATAGAATTTGTTCCTTGCATTCCAAATAGCCCAACTTATTACAGCCCACCTCTCAAGTTCTTGAGTTTCCAACTTAGCTTCTAGCTGctgaaataataagaaaaaattatgttgtTCATTGGAACATTTCTGCAATCTACCCCGAGACAAAGCCCAAACATTATGTGCAAGTAGGCAACTCCACAGAAGGTGGTCCACTGATTCTAACTCATGGTAGCATACCTCGTATCTTGGCTCAGTCATCACTTTCCTTTGACATAAATTGTCTCTAGTAGGCAAGATATTAGAGCATGCACACTAGAGAAAGGTTTGAACCTTAAGGGGAATGTTAAGGGACCAAATTCTCCTCCATGTCGACCCATCCGAGCGGGCTGAAGAGTGTTCCACATCGCCTTGTTGGTTTATGTGAAGAGCTTCCTAATCAGCTGATTTAACAGAAAATTGATGATTTTTGGTCCTCCTCCATCTCAGCTAATCCCGATTACTAGGATTAAGaggtaaagaaaaaatttattgacaGGTGCGAAGAGTAAAAACTTTCGAGATTATTGTTCTATCCCACTGTCTGGTGACTCCATTAATGTTCACTCACATGCATCATTGATGGTGGGGTATCAACAAGAAATCTAGGTGGGTTGGGTAGCCAACACGGGTCAGTGACTAGATCTTTACAACTGTCTCCAATACGCCACTTAGTACTCTTCCGAATGAGCTCCCTAGCAGCTAAGAGACTATGCCATACATAATACGAGTTGGAACCCAATTCAGCATCCAGGAAGTAACATGAAGGGAAGTATCTAACTTTATAAACATTATAAAACAATGAGTGGGTGTGATGAATAAGTCTTCATGCCTGTTTTGCAAGCATTGCTAAGTTAAAAGCATGGATATCTCGAAAACCCACACCAccttaggcttttggagtgcAAAGTTTTCTCCAGTTAAtccaatggatttttttttctctcatcatTTGCTTGCCCCCACTGGTATTTAGCCAAAGTAAAGTTGATGGTATTGCAAAGGATCATCGGAAGTTTGAAGAGGCTTCTAGAATAAGTGCGAATAGCTTGTGCCACTGTTTTGATTAAAACTGCTGTACATGCCTTGGAGATATATTTTTCCTTCCATCCCATTACTAGCTTTGTTTATCATTTCCTGTAAATCCCTAAAAGTATTCATCTTCAATTTACCCCTCACTGTTGGTAGACCAAGATACTTCTCACAGTTTGACATGATTCGGGCTCCCAAACTTCTCTAGCCCGATGCCTCTTTATATTGCTGCAATAGGTTCATTAAATTAATGCATTCCGCCATAGAGGCTTGACAAAAAAGAAGGCTGTCATCAGCAAAAAGTAAACGAGAAATTCTTACCCCTCCTAAGCTAGACAAAATACCATGTAGAGAATGGTTTTCTTCTGCCTTACGAAGTATAGCCAATAGACCTTCTACACATAACAAGAATAAGTATAGCGACAATGAGTCCCTTTGTTTAACCCCCCTAGAAGGAGAGATGAAACCCCTTGGTTCCCCATTAACAAGCACTAAATAGAAGGCTGTGCAAATAGTTTCCATAGCCAGCTGTACCTAGTTCTGATCAAAACCAAGCTTAAGCATAATACCTCTCAAAAAACCCCATTCCACTCTATTATAAGGCTTACTGATATCAATTTTCATTGCCATCTGCCCCACTTTGCCCTTACATTGATTATGCATCTTGTGTAAAATTTCAAAAGCTACAGTAGTATTGTCAGTGATTAAACGTTTAGgaacaaaagcactttgggCATCTGAAATAACCCTAGGCAGAATAAGTTTAAGCCTATTTGCAATAACCTTGGAGAAAATCTAAGAAACTACATTGCCCAAACTTATAGGCCGAAAACTAGAGACATGCTTTGGTTCATTCACTTTGGGCACTAAAACAATGTGTAAAGTTTATTTTACGTAGCAAGTGGCCATGACGTAAGACAGATAGAACAATATTAGTGACATTCGGCCTTACTATATGCCAAtacttttgaaagaaaaagggGGACATACCATCGAGGCCATGGGATTTGGAGGGATGCATTTGGAATAGAGCATGCTTGACCTCATTTGCTGTGCAGTCCTAGATAAGGGTTTAATTCATGTTTGAGGTCACCAATCTATCTACCTTATCAAGCACTGTTTCCATATCAATACCATTAGTGGCTAAGAACAACTTTTGGAAATAGTTttctgtcacatgtgatatctCATCTTTCGAGTTTCACCAAACTTCATGCTCATAAAAAATCCCAACTATGTGGTTCTTGCAGCATCTCTGATTTGCTCTCTAAtggaaaaaccttgaattcTTGTTTCTTGCTGGTAACCAGATAGATCTAAATCATTGCCTCTAAAAGAGCTCATCTTggaaaattaattgattaatctCATTTTTCAGCTTTCGAATATCCTCAAGATTTTTACGGTCATTTTGGCTAACCAGATTCTCcaaggttttatgtttttcctACAACCTAGTTTTTGCATTACCAAATATGGTATGACCCCATCCCAGCAAAGCCATCCTACACACCTTAATTTTCTCAAAGAGGCTGAACATTGGATTGCCCACCACTAAGCAGTTAGCCCATGAATTCCGCATAATGTCCCCACATTCAGGGTGGGATAAACACTTCTCTTCAAACCTTCTTGGTATTTTCTTCCTTCGGCTAGGTTGATTTGGGTTATGAGTGGTAATCACCAAGGGTACATGGTTTAAATAAGAAGATTGGACATGCATTACCCTACTATGTGGGAATATTTCTCTCCATCTCACATTGGCGCAAGCACAATCTAGCCTAGCTTGGACAAAAGCATCTCCTCCTCTACCATTATTCCATGTGAATATGTTCTCATGGAAGCCAAGATCAATTAACCAACAATGCAAAAGCATCTCCCCCTCTGATCATAAGTTTGGATGTGTAAATTCACCTCTTCTTTCCACAACATTGCCAAACCCCCACTTCTTTGTATGCTAGGAACAGCTAGCATGGATTGATACCTAAGGTcatcttgtaattttttcatcTCATCTACAAATTGCTTTGTTTCCACAAGAAACAAAGCCCCAAGATCTTTTTCCCTCACAAGGTGAGAGATTGCATTTTCTACACGGAGGTTCCTAAGCCCCCGacagtttcaacttatggcaaTCATTGTGATTGGCTGGGCTGATCCACAACCTCACCATTGAGAGAGATGACTTTGCTTGAACGACCAAAGTCTTAATCTGTTTACACTTTGTATCTACTACCCCATCCTCCATTCTATGAGCAGAAGGTCCCATTTTCTGCCCAACCCGAATCTATCTAATAGCTGGATCCCTATGCATATCCATCACCATTCCCCGTTCTACCCTTTTCCAATTCGCGGTTTTACCAACTCCCCTATTCTGGTTGCTCTGAAACAGAGTTTTCTCCTAATCTTGTGATAATCCTAAAACCAAAGGTTAGTATGTGGGTCCGTCCTCAGAAACAAGGGAATTGCCTAAGTCATAAGAAATGGGACACACAGACTAACAAGTGCTCAATATCTGTTTCACGGGCATTCAAGGCTAATTCCCTAACATTGAATTCAACTTCTGAAAAGTCTTGGTCGAACACTACCAAAGCGAAACTAGTAGGCATCTCTGGATTCACAAGGTTGCCTTCTACGTTATTGCCATTCCTAGTCggattattttttgttcacgTCGGGTCCATACTAACGCCGGCATCCTCATCCTCTTGACGTGACTATGGAGTGGCTTGGGACTTCTTCCTCACGGGCTCACTCTTCCGTTTGGTATTTGCTCTCATCCACTCACCATAAGGGTTCTCACCATCCACGTTGTTCCAAGGGAGCATGCAGTCCGGTGCCTTGTGACCAAAGTGTCCTCAGTTAAAACTGTAGAATATGGCTTGAATTAGGAGTTCAACTCCTTGTTGGATTTGGATAAGGAAGGAATTTTATTCCTTTTGGATTACTGTTGTTTGAAGTTATCAAGCTTTATTGGAAGTCTTATCTACCACTTGATTTTGAGttctatttggaataggagtgATTCtccttttgtgtgtggaaaagaAGTCTAGTTCTTCTTGTTTTTGGATATTCTAGCCGACTCAAGTCTCCTATATAAGCATAGTATTGctacagaaaataaaagaaaaagagatgagaGTGGTGTGAGAAAAATCGGCTCCCTCTTGTTTGGTTCTTTGATATTTGTGGGTTGCAATTTGGAATAGTGAGAGAGGTTTGTTGCCGCTTGGTTTTTGGTTATGCGGTTTGGTGATTTGCTCTCTCTTGGTGCGTTGCAACTTTTAGATTTGCTTTATAGCTCTCTCTTTGGTTTGTGCGCAATTGGTAGTTAGTATTTAGTAttcatatttgttatttgtgaaCATATGGTTCTTTGATTCGTAtttggttctttggttttgtatttgtgagagagagttaTTTGGGTGTATTTGAGATTTGGGTTTATGAGAGTACCTCTACACCAATTTGTATTATCCCAAATTTGATATAATGAAATTTGTTCATCATCACCCGTGGATGTAAGTTATTGTCGAACCGCGTAATTCTTGGTGTTTTgtatctattttcttttggattaattttcttCGTTCCTATTGTTTGTTTGGAGATCTTTCTCaagcctaaaatattttcataatcaattttggtaatttgagcttcatctattttacaacaaaaacacAGACCATCCAATTGTTCATATTTGAAATCCACAAAGGCTCTCTCTCCTTCAGGGTTCACAACTGGGCCACCTCTACGAAGGGATTTATCCAGTGGGATTTCAATACGAATACGAAGGAAGCGTGCTTAATCCAGAGTAactattatttattcattaacTCTTAGCAATGAgatatataagaaatataattttttttctaacttttatGTGTATAGCATAGAGTTAcaagttaaatatatatagtgaaGGTGAGATAAGGCGGGATGGTGTAAGTAAAATTCATCCCTATCCTGTTTACCCCCTTCAAAGAGTAGAAAATCCGTGTGACTCTGATCTAACCagtcataaattaaaaaacccacTCAAATTATCTTCGGGGCAGTTGCAAATTGGAATCTACTCAAGGTTGCATCAAGACCGTACTAGAgtttatcaaatttaatataAGCATTTTAGTTGTATggtaagaggaaaaaaatgttatttaatagTGATGCCATCttctagtgtttttttttttttttttttaaagacgtGGCATTATGGCAAATGGCTTCACAACCATGTATTCacattcttaaaaattaaatggtgGGAATCCATAGATGTGAAAGGATATTCCTATGCGTTAATGAAATGGGCTCTTTTGGCtataacaaaagaaatataagaaagCAAATTTGGTGAAATATTATTTATGAACGAATCACCACCCACACTTTCCTTCTGCtttaagcaaattttttttacatgtgattgaaacttgaaagcatCCATCAATAATAATTAAGTTCATTTTTATACGCAATACGAAGTTTTAGCTAACATTGGTACTTTTGACAACAATATATTGATAACTTGAAGCTATATTATTCCGGTTCTGGACTTTGAAgtaggaaaattaaaaaattactctGTTCTGGCTTTGGGTTCATTGCGGTTCCTATTATTAATAAATGACAGAAGAAtcgattctccaaaaaaataaaaattgacagAAGAATCTTAACCCTCCCAATCCTTACACCTATACAAAATAAGAACCAAAATTGTCAGTTTCGAAAGAAGCATCACCTGATATAAAAAGATATGTAGGATGATAACTAGTTTGATtacttaaattttacaaaagctCAATCTATCTTCGAAATTGGTAATGattagttttatttcttaaatttgcAAAGCTCAACCTTACTGGGGAAGTTCTTGGAGCACTAGCATTAGGGAGTAAAAACCCACCAATTACTATTTTTAGCAAGTAACAAGGTAAAAAGAAGCTACATTCCAGggtgggtttttattttcttgggataattacagtaaatcCATCTGTGGTTAGGCCcgttttcactttgcctacccgtggtttaaaactttacactttgcccacctaaATTTCAATCTGTTACCCATCTGTTACCCACCTTTCCCtttgccgttagaaaaacatatttttagggaaaaacaaacataacaaagatcaaaaaattagggtttcttattgCTTAAGAACTTCTATGAGAACAGAGTGGGGTACTCTTAGTTGTTCCCGGTTCTGCTGTGTACCCATAAGCGGATATCAGTGAAGGAAGTCGAAAGCGATTCAAATCCTCAACTGGGTCTTGTTCGCTGTTACCGTCTTCTTCATTTTTGTCCTCGTCGAATGTGTGTGAGAAGACCATGCCAGTGGTTCTTGTGGATTCGCAAGAGACCGGTGTTCGACTCGTGCACACACTCATGGCTTGTGCCAAAGCAATCCAAAATGAAAACTTGGAGCTCGCGGGTGCTCTCGTCAAGATCATCAATTTACTCGCGGCGTCTCAAGCTAGTGCTATGAGAAAAGTCGCTACTTATTTTGCCGAAGCTCTAGCTTTTCGAATTTACAGACTTTACCCACAAGATTGCCTCGATGCTTCCATGCTTGATATGTTGCAGATGCACTTTTACGACACCTGTCCTCACCTCAAATTCCCTCATTTCACAGCTAACCAAGCGATACTCCAGGCATTCACTACTGCTAGCAGCGTACATGTTATCGATTTTAGGTTGAAGCAAGGGATGCAATGGCCAGCACTGATACAAGCGCTTGCATTAAGGCCTGATGGGCCACCGGTTTTTCGATTAACCGGAATTGGCCCATCTCAATCAAATAACACCGATGCTTTACAACAAGTGGGTTTGAAGTTGACGCAATTGGCCGAAACTATTGGCATCCAGCCGAGGTTGTTACTGTGAACTCAGtttttaagcaataaaaaacctaacttttttatttttgttatgtttgtttttccttaaaaatatgtttttctaacGGTAAAgggagaggtgggtaacagatGGGTAACGGATTGAAGTTCAAGTGGgcaaagtgtaaagttttaaaccacgaataggcaaagtgaaaacgggtctaaccacaggtgggtttactATAATTATCCCTATTTTCTTTTACCATCCATGAATAGTTAATTCTCATATATGAGAACTAACTGTAGCTCAGGatgcaaaaatatattattattttattagcaaATATCTTATGGtgtttagagagagaggaaagatttataatattttttagtatagttatattattttattgtgttggtttatattattttattgtgttatatgtaaaaatagaaactggGATGTTGGTtgagttgtaaaataatatggtaaaatagataaagtgggTTTTTAAGGTGTAAAATATAAACTGACATATGTTCCCagatgctagtgctcttagtTTTTAAGTAAAGAACGAGCAACACCTGGGCTCAAAATGTTAGTCATAATATcttctaagagcattcacaatagGCTTGGGATATGGCAAATGTAAGGAAAATTTAGCACGTGAGGCCCAAAGTAGCTCAACAGTTGAACATGGAAACATgtaaaaatgcaaatttttttgccataGTGCTACAATACCGTCCTAAAGGTAGGACGACACTGTAGCACAATGGTATaacaaaatattgttttttaatgtttggttcttctctttcctctctcattatttcattatctttctctctcttccttttctctctttctttttgctctctcttcttcctgctctctcttcttcaaacTCGAAaactttgtgtttgtttttagacccctttaaaactagattgtttaacctaattaattaaccaagtgaatacttaggttcattattcagatctaggttaaaacaataacaatcatatcatgtaaagtaacggaaatataaagaacacacgatatgataatccaggaaaaccaaaccggtaaaaaacctagggaggatttaacctagttatcctcaaggtaaaaagcaaatccactagaaagaattgaagtttatacaatagcgacttagaccactaacatcctattgctacctcgagtagaaaacttactaccatgaccccATGATAGCttcgagtccacggactacttctttctttggcctttacaaaacacaaacacccacatttggaactttgagatcccactcaatggtttagcaacacaaactctcctatttgtgactccaagaccatccttgaaagtttagatcattagcacctttgatgactagagaaggcagcaatttctacaacaccggatcttgagatttcttcaagtaataacactggtagaagatatgagagagctttttaggaacaaaaccctaaatacaaaagaggcacactcttctctctctaaaaaagcctataaaaacgtgcttagggtttcctttatatactgggagaagtagattaaaaaccctaatccttaataggCTTGAACTactatttgggcttaattaaaatttggcaGATATGACTTTCAATCagtcgagcctgtctttcgatcgatcaaaccagGCAAATTATAAAATCTTCTTCCTACAGCTtatatgttcttgaatcttaacttgaatcaccttgagtattgtctaataatacctataaactctaagatttatatctagacaagtttgtgttcacggtttgccaattgttctaaacatttagaacctaacactttGCCTTCCTCTCTCTCAGATCGACATGGAGGCAACGGTGTTGGAGGCTCGATCAGCTTCTGTTGTGGAGGTATGGAGGTCGTAAGCCGTGGTAGAACTGTGGTGGAACTGTGGAGATCGTGGCTAGGTAACTGAGGTGGTGGTGTTGTGTTCTGATGATGGGTAACGGTGGCCACCACCAACATAGGCCGCCGCCGCATGCAagcctttctctctctctccatagcTCATCTCAGACCAAGCatttctcttccttctctctcgtgttgctctctcttctcttcaaacccaaaacctatGCACATGAACACCATCACCAGAGCCACCCATGGCCAGACCCATTAAGTAGTGTTTATGTTTGGATTGATGGCAGTGGCAGTGACAGTGGCAGTGATTATTTTTGGGTGATTTGGTGGAtttgctgctttttttttttctttgagaaaaattttggCTGGGTTGTTGGTGGTTAAATAATGGGTTTTGGTGTGGTGGTACCTATTGTTGGTGGCGGTGtggctaagagagagagagagagagagagagagagagagagaggcaatgaggaaaagtgacaaaaattagggataaaggaaagagagagataattttatattatttttttattgtataatttatattaaattgaGATGTTAggagtattgtaaaatagtatggtataattgataaattaaattttttagattataaaatagGATAGGATAGGATAGGATAGAAATTCCAATTGGGGATGCCCCAGCAACTCTTCACTCTTCACATGCCCGGATTATCTCTACAAAGCAAAAATTTAAACCTCGGAATCTGTATCAAGTTTGAGGACGACAGCTTAAACTTTGAGTGAGATAACAAAAGCAGCTAACGTTGTCCTCTAGATGAGGGAAATTATCCAAGAGGATGAGTTGGGCAAACAAAGCCATTCGTGATTTAAGGATTTTAGTACAATGGAAGAGAACATGGCAGAAATGGTCACGAATTGAATACAACCGTAATTACTTTGTCATAAAGCAAATCTAACAAAATTGCTTCTTGTCTAccacaaaaattacaataaccCAGGAAAGAGGAGGCAAGTACACATAATGAATATGCTTAGGAGAATCCAAGGAATGAGGTTAATGCAAGATCAAATCAAGTCATAATGGAAAAACATATTCCTAattcttcttttgtcttttgttgAGCAAAAGGTTAGtaattcttcttttgttttggaCGGGAAAGTAGTGAATGtgataaaattgaaaacatacaTTGCATATGCCAGGTAAATAGGTACACGGAATTTCCCATTCTCAATGGGAAGTGCACATGGAAACATTGGTTAGCCAGCCCTCTCTGTTGGATTGAGAAGGTAGAGAAAGGTGTAGTGATGTGCAGTGCAGGCCTTGGCCTCTGGGGCATATTATACTCAAAACCACTAGTGTACAATACAAGAACTGCATCACATCACATGTGTAATAACTGGTtcttgcccaaaaaaaaaaaaaaaaaaaaaaaaaaaacctatctaTCTCAAATGCCATTCCCATTCCATGCCCTACTAGTACTTAACAAAACATCATCCTCCACCTCTCCACTTCCTCCATTAccataaatatgtttttttttctcattataCCCATCCTCCAAGTCACCTTTattcttatccaaaaaagaaggaaaaataaaaaataaattaacaccgTCCACATGAAAACCCACCAAGGCACCAACCCCTAATTCCAATTCTTCcaataatttctaaaatcaaACACCAGTTTCacgcaaaaaaataataataataaattaacttatttttaataggATAATTTTGTacagacaaaaagaaaaa of Quercus lobata isolate SW786 chromosome 8, ValleyOak3.0 Primary Assembly, whole genome shotgun sequence contains these proteins:
- the LOC115956717 gene encoding DELLA protein GAI-like, which encodes MPVVLVDSQETGVRLVHTLMACAKAIQNENLELAGALVKIINLLAASQASAMRKVATYFAEALAFRIYRLYPQDCLDASMLDMLQMHFYDTCPHLKFPHFTANQAILQAFTTASSVHVIDFRLKQGMQWPALIQALALRPDGPPVFRLTGIGPSQSNNTDALQQVGLKLTQLAETIGIQPRLLL